One window of Papaver somniferum cultivar HN1 chromosome 9, ASM357369v1, whole genome shotgun sequence genomic DNA carries:
- the LOC113309590 gene encoding photosynthetic NDH subunit of lumenal location 1, chloroplastic-like — translation MATLSVPVVKWGSFLPKQQNSAYRCTALPSGAINSSSMEATSSEESFLKRRPILLGVGGALVTSLFPATSGFAKEGLENYQAFVDLKDGYTYYHPDDWVDFDFRGHDSAFKDRYLPLQNVRVSFIPTDKKDVHELGPMDEVIYNLVKHKFSAPTQTPTIFDMQERTVDGRNYYTFEYDLTSKNFSRTAFATIAIGNGRYYTLIVGANERRWKKVRNQLKVVADSFKVLEI, via the exons ATGGCAACTTTATCAGTCCCAGTAGTGAAATGGGGTTCATTCCTTCCTAAGCAACAG AATTCGGCGTATCGCTGCACAGCATTACCTTCAGGTGCAATAAATTCAAGCTCGATGGAGGCAACTTCTTCAGAGGAAA GTTTTCTTAAGAGGAGGCCAATATTGCTTGGAGTAGGAGGTGCATTAGTCACAAGTTTGTTTCCTGCAACTTCTGGTTTTGCTAAAG AAGGACTAGAAAACTATCAAGCTTTTGTTGATTTAAAAGATGGATATACATACTATCATCCTGATGATTGGGTG GACTTTGATTTTAGAGGACACGATTCCGCATTCAAGGACCGATATTTGCCGTTGCAAAATGTTAGAGTGAGCTTTATACCAACTGATAAAAAAGATGTACACGAATTGGGTCCAATGGATGAG GTAATCTATAATTTGGTGAAACACAAGTTTTCAGCACCAACTCAAACACCAACCATATTTGACATGCAAGAG AGAACCGTTGATGGAAGAAACTACTACACATTTGAGTATGATTTAACATCTAAAAATTTCTCTCGCACTGCCTTTGCTACCATCGCCATCGGCAATG GGAGATATTACACATTGATTGTTGGAGCAAACGAAAGACGGTGGAAAAAAGTACGAAACCAACTTAAAGTAGTAGCCGATTCTTTCAAGGTTCTTGAGATTTGA
- the LOC113309588 gene encoding receptor-like protein kinase THESEUS 1 has product MGLIICSSHLFIFMYLSLCVGSAYTGFTPIDNLLFNCGGNKTLKHDDGRAFVPDSNLGLSPNSHFLVTKHHPSNLYSTARVFKKTSSYTITTKHIGRHWLRLHFSAVNNPHYNLKSSVFSIVANAITLSHEFSFLKSANGKSSLLKEYVINLRSHSLTLTLSPLSNHSVAFINGIELISLPDKQFPSSVVPIPLGPEIGIPTHAALETVYRLNMGGPLLPANYDPLWRTWVSDHAFLLNPGSARNVSVNPSTVKYPAGVSVNIAPNMVYATAQEMADANVGDQRFNISWSFKVDSSFSYLIRMHFCDIVSIALNNLIFNVYINNQSAINSFDISSGTNQLSAAYYVDFISNVSSSSDSILVQVGPPNQRNVPPNAILNGLEIMKLSGSDNSLDGILRPQHMRSKTRKKKRMIALVVVFSLVGSSILMLIIAGLCRYFRRQEKKKPKEPIPEWQPLPTHAGNSETKVSMGSFSSVVPSQNFGRVLAFSEIRDATNNFDESLVIGVGGFGKVYKGVLENGALVAVKRGNSRSQQGLVEFKTEIEMLSKLRHRHLVSLIGYCEELNEMILVYECMAGGPLRRHLYGSGSSPLSWKQRLDICIGAAKGLHYLHTGAAESIIHRDVKTTNILLDDSYTAKVADFGLSKLGPTLDQTHVSTAVKGSFGYLDPEYFRRQQLSEKSDVYSFGVVLMEVLCARPAINPSLPREQVNIAEWAMHWQRKGRLEKIVDPHLIGSLNLDSLRKFGETAEKCLAEHGVDRPTMGDVLWNLEYALQLQEASTLSVAKVDSANSIPDLPECISRMQSVDLDSEEIASESGLNAATTSAVFSQLMRPKGR; this is encoded by the coding sequence ATGGGTTTAATTATTTGTTCTTCACATTTGTTCATTTTCATGTACCTTTCATTATGTGTTGGATCCGCTTACACTGGTTTTACTCCTATAGACAATCTCTTGTTCAATTGTGGAGGAAATAAAACGTTAAAACACGACGACGGTCGAGCATTTGTACCAGATTCTAATCTGGGTTTATCACCAAACTCTCACTTTCTTGTTACTAAACACCATCCTTCAAATCTGTATAGTACTGCTCGAGTTTTTAAGAAAACCTCTAGTTATACCATTACAACCAAACATATTGGTCGGCATTGGTTGAGATTACATTTTTCCGCTGTTAATAATCCCCATTATAACTTGAAATCCTCAGTTTTTTCTATTGTAGCTAACGCAATCACACTTTCCCATGAATTCTCTTTTCTAAAATCAGCTAACGGTAAATCTTCTCTTCTCAAAGAGTATGTCATCAATTTGAGGTCACATTCATTAACATTAACACTTTCTCCGTTGTCGAATCATTCGGTGGCATTCATCAACGGGATAGAGCTAATCTCTTTACCTGACAAACAATTTCCTTCTTCTGTTGTTCCAATTCCTTTGGGTCCTGAGATTGGAATTCCTACACACGCCGCACTTGAAACGGTTTACCGGCTTAACATGGGAGGACCTCTTCTGCCGGCGAATTATGATCCGCTGTGGAGAACATGGGTATCTGATCATGCTTTCCTTCTTAATCCTGGTTCTGCGCGCAACGTCTCTGTGAACCCCAGTACGGTCAAGTACCCAGCTGGGGTTTCTGTCAATATTGCGCCGAATATGGTTTATGCAACAGCTCAAGAAATGGCGGATGCGAATGTGGGAGATCAAAGGTTTAACATCTCGTGGTCGTTTAAAGTTGACAGCAGTTTCAGCTACCTCATTCGGATGCATTTCTGTGATATTGTAAGTATAGCCTTGAACAATCTGATTTTCAAtgtttatatcaacaaccagtcTGCTATCAACTCTTTTGATATATCTAGCGGGACAAATCAATTGTCTGCTGCTTATTATGTCGACTTCATATCAAATGTTTCTAGTAGCTCGGATAGCATTCTGGTTCAAGTGGGTCCTCCAAATCAGAGGAATGTGCCGCCTAATGCAATCCTTAATGGGTTAGAGATCATGAAACTCAGTGGCAGTGACAACAGTTTGGATGGGATTCTCCGACCTCAGCACATGCGCTCCAAGACTCGTAAGAAGAAAAGGATGATTGCATTAGTAGTGGTTTTTTCTCTAGTAGGATCCTCAATTTTAATGCTCATTATAGCTGGTCTTTGCCGGTATTTCCGGCGCCAAGAGAAGAAGAAGCCTAAGGAGCCTATACCAGAATGGCAACCACTTCCAACCCATGCAGGAAATTCAGAAACCAAGGTTTCAATGGGAAGTTTCTCCTCAGTAGTGCCTTCTCAAAATTTCGGACGCGTTCTTGCATTTTCAGAGATACGTGACGCTACAAATAACTTTGACGAAAGTTTAGTTATTGGAGTGGGCGGATTTGGAAAGGTTTACAAAGGTGTTTTGGAGAATGGGGCTTTAGTTGCCGTAAAACGTGGCAACTCGCGATCTCAACAAGGACTAGTTGAGTTCAAGACAGAAATTGAAATGCTGTCAAAGCTTCGGCATAGACATTTGGTTTCTCTTATAGGATACTGTGAAGAACTCAATGAAATGATCCTTGTCTATGAGTGCATGGCTGGGGGACCTCTTAGGAGGCACTTGTACGGTTCAGGTTCCTCGCCACTTTCATGGAAACAAAGACTTGACATCTGCATTGGAGCTGCTAAAGGGTTGCACTACCTTCATACTGGTGCAGCTGAGAGTATTATACATCGAGATGTCAAAACTACCAACATCCTTCTTGATGACAGTTACACGGCCAAGGTTGCAGATTTTGGGTTGTCGAAATTAGGCCCTACATTGGATCAAACTCATGTAAGTACAGCAGTAAAGGGGAGCTTTGGATATCTGGATCCAGAATACTTTCGTAGGCAGCAACTTTCAGAGAAATCTGACGTGTATTCCTTTGGGGTTGTGCTAATGGAAGTTTTGTGCGCTCGGCCGGCCATAAATCCTTCTCTGCCAAGGGAACAAGTGAATATAGCTGAATGGGCCATGCACTGGCAAAGGAAGGGCCGATTGGAGAAAATAGTTGACCCCCATCTCATTGGGTCTTTGAACCTCGACTCATTAAGAAAATTTGGTGAAACAGCGGAGAAGTGTCTAGCTGAACATGGAGTTGATAGACCAACAATGGGAGATGTTCTATGGAATTTGGAGTATGCTCTTCAACTTCAAGAAGCTTCAACGCTATCAGTTGCAAAAGTTGATAGTGCAAATTCCATACCTGATCTACCAGAGTGCATTTCCCGGATGCAGTCTGTTGATCTTGATAGTGAAGAAATTGCCAGCGAGTCGGGGTTGAATGCAGCCACAACAAGTGCAGTATTTTCGCAACTGATGCGTCCTAAAGGAAGATAG
- the LOC113309589 gene encoding uncharacterized protein LOC113309589, producing the protein MEAAMTSVWSYQENCEQLKELLFYTTYQLETARAEAKEETKRNEANVNKLVHLLNQACRERDEAKYQLQRLLNKFSPSSPTENHPAVMSTLQPKFLVVNPTKGNSSITETDSVSETYNHHSYGSPPVDLSFDTVSSPELSNINVVDSSIVQAPQHVPHQPLHVPHQPFDQASLAIDNLVKGKLLPQKGKLLQSVMEAGPLLQTLLLAGPLPRWRNPPPHQTLQLPSLSVVNGSEAIHNSSSHSYSNVSHGSAQIYSTSMLNFSGGHGTCLNKAQVLSAGLNRNFINHSIPTAKRQRLH; encoded by the exons atggaagCAGCAATGACTTCTGTTTGGAGTTATCAAGAG AACTGtgagcagttaaaggaattacttTTCTACACGACATACCAACTAGAAACGGCGAGAGCAGAAGCAAAAGAAGAGACGAAAAGAAATGAAGCGAATGTAAATAAGTTGGTTCATCTCTTGAATCAAGCatgtagagaaagagatgaagcaAAATATCAGCTTCAAAGACTATTGAACAAGTTTTCACCCTCTAGTCCAACTGAAAACCACCCCGCTGTTATGTCTACTCTTCAACCCAAATTTCTCGTTGTCAATCCCACTAAAGGAAATTCTAGTATCACAGAAACTGATAGtgtttcagaaacctataatcatCATTCATATGGTTCACCACCTGTTGATTTAAGCTTTGATACCGTTTCTTCACCGGAACTATCTAATATTAATGTGGTCGACTCCAGTATCGTTCAAGCACCACAACATGTACCGCACCAGCCACTACACGTACCGCATCAGCCTTTTGATCAAGCATCACTTGCAATTGACAATCTTGTCAAGGGGAAACTTCTTCCTCAGAAAGGAAAATTGTTGCAGTCTGTAATGGAAGCTGGGCCATTGCTGCAAACACTACTTTTAGCGGGACCTTTACCCCGATGGAGAAATCCTCCACCTCATCAGACCCTACAACTACCGTCTTTATCGGTGGTCAACGGCTCGGAAGCTATTCATAATTCTTCAAGTCATTCTTATTCCAATGTATCCCATGGCTCTGCGCAGATATACTCTACATCTATGCTCAACTTTTCAGGCGGTCATGGTACATGCTTAAACAAGGCTCAAGTGTTATCTGCTGGTCTCAATAGGAATTTCATTAACCATTCTATCCCTACTGCCAAGCGTCAAAGGCTGCATTGA